The following is a genomic window from Mya arenaria isolate MELC-2E11 chromosome 4, ASM2691426v1.
taatcaaatcaaaacTGCTTTACCACATATCGCtacaaatgtttaaagatgGACTCTTATTCCTGAATAAAATGTACCcgaataaatacaattgttttaatttaccaaaatgaTGTATACATAtcgaaaataattgtattacttACACTCTGTTTTCTTGTCGCTGTATTTCCATTACTTTTATGTTAATTCCAGAAGTCTTGTAGTAaatgaatatgttgataaagataattacaatttcaattcagatataaattatataagtataCCTTGAATCGAAGCTGTATAATCCGTTTATAAATTTGAAGTGCACACGACTGTCACAAATATGTCCGCCATTTTAACTGTTGGGTCACAGCGCAGTAATATTTATTAGATATTAATTCATCGGAGTAATCTTTTCCTGTATGAATTGTAAAGTTGAATTGTTTCaagcataattttattattaatgttttatataaatgtgctcATGTTAAAGATTACAATTACAATGCTGCAAGCGCACTATTTGATTCGATTGTTGCTATGACACTATTTCGCGGatgaatgataatattatttctgcagcataaagatatttgtttcattataataagATTGTTTAATTAAGTGTTCGAATAAGATGCAATTTGTCATTCTCGTTCgattgatgtatatattattatgattgTCTTGCAAgacttttcatatttacttgTTGTATTGTACTCGAGCCTTGGCACCTTCTTCTCACCTGCAAATGTGAGCTGCAGCCCTGCAGAACAATCAAAAGCCTTGCAGCATTGCTGCAGCATCTTGCGGGTATATAAAAAGTGTCAAGTTCGAGCTTGGGATGGTTGACATTTCTGAAACTTTACGATTGAACTACTTTCAACATCTTGTAAACAAATATGCGAGGTATATTCTTTTGAAAcgtattataattaaatcaacgCGCATTGTTTATCAAGTAAATAAACCTCGCCTattatttaaactaatttaagaataaatgatcattatatacataattacatTGAACTTAACTTCACTAAACTCTTGATCAACACGTCAACTGTCCACCGAACATGTCCGCCATTGTAATGATTGACTTAGCTTTGTTGAattgaaaataacttgaataAATAACGTTAAATTGAGAAACGGACTTGCGTTTTCAAATACTCAACACTgatcattattaaaatacatagacTGAAATAGAGTGAATTCAACTTCAACTTTGGCTCACCAGGCACTAGGCCTGTTGTAAGCAGTGACTcagtatatacatatactttGGCTCACCAGGCACTAGGCCTGTTGTAAGCAGTGACTCAGCACATACATATACCTTGGCTCACCAGGCACTAGGCCTGTTGTAAGCAGTGACTCAGTACATACATACCTTGGCTCACCAGGCACTAGGCCTGTTGTAAGCAGTGACTCAGTACAAACATATACCTTGGCTCACCAGGCACTAGgcccacaatggaaataagggcttgccctttttgtgttatccttggtgttggtgtgtatgtcatagttttctcgtatgtgatatagtatttaataatgcTCATTATTTTATCCTATGTTATGTTGTTAACTATGTATATGCTTCCTATGCcgaaatctatctatctatctatctatctatctaggCCTGTTTTAAGCAGTGACTCAGCAAATACATATACCTTGGCTCACCAGGCACTAGGCCTGTTGTAAGCAGTGACCCAGTACATACATATACCTTGGCTCACCAGGCACTAGGCCTGTTGTAAGCAGTGACTCAGTACATACATATACCTTGGCTCACCAGGCCCTAGGCCTGTTTTAAGCAGTGACTCAGTACATACATATACCTTGGCTCACCAGGTCCTAGGCCTGTTGTAAGCAGTGACTCAGTACATACATATACCTTGGCTCACCAGGCCCTAGGCCTGTTGTAAGCAGTGACTCAGTACATACATATACCTTGGCTCACCAGGCACTAGGCCTGTTGTAAGCAGTGACCTAGTACATAAATATACCTTGGCTCACCAGGCACTAGGCCTGTTGTAAGCGGTGACTCAGTACATAAATATACCTTGGCTCACCAGGCACTAGGCCTGTTGTAAGCGGTGACTCAGCACATACATATACCTTGGCTCACCAGGCACTAGGCCTGTTGTAAGCGGTAACTCAGTACATACATATACCTTGGCTCACCAGGCACTAGGCCTGATGTAAGCGGTGACTCAGTACATAGATATACCTTGGCTCACCAGGCACTAGGCCTGATGTAAGCGGTGACTCAGTACATACATATACCTTGGCTCACCAGGCACTAGGCCTGTTGTAAGCAGTGACCCAGTACATACATATACCTTGGCTCACCAGGCACTAGGCCTGTTGTAAGCAGTGACCAAGTACATACATATACCTTGGCTCACCAGGCACTAGGCCTGTTGTAAGCAGTGACTCAGTACATACATATACCTTGGCTCACCAGGCCCTAGGCCTGTTTTAAGCAGTGACTCAGTACATACATATACCTTGGCTCACCAGGCACTAGGCCTGTTGTAAGCAGTGACCCAGTACATGCATATACCTTGGCTCACCAGGCACTAGGCCTGTTGTAAGCAGTGACCCAGTACATACATATACCTTGGCTCACCAGGCACTAGGCCTGTTTTAAGCAGTGTCCCAGTACATACATATACCTTGGCTCACCAGGCACTAGGCCTGTTGTAAGCAGTGACTCAGTACATCCATATACCTTGGCTCACCAGGCACTAGGCCTGTTGTAAGCAGTGACTCAGTACATGCATATACCTTGGCTCACCAGGCACTAGGCCTGTTGTAAGCAGTGACTCAGTACATGCATATACCTTGGCTCACCAGGCACTAGGCCTGTTGTAAGCAGTGACTCAGTACATACATATACCTTGGCTCACCAGGCACTAGGCCTGTTTTAAGCAGTGACTCAGTACATACATATACCTTGGCTCACCAGGCACTAGGCCTGTTGTAAGCAGTGACTCAGTACATACATATACCTTGGCTCACCAGGCCCTAGGCCTGTTTTAAGCAGTGACTCAGTACATACATATACCTTGGCTCACCAGGCACTAGGCCTGTTGTAAGCAGTGACCCAGTACATGCATATACCTTGGCTCACCAGGCACTAGGCCTGTTGTAAGCAGTGACCCAGTACATACATATACCTTGGCTCACCAGGCACTAGGCCTGTTTTAAGCAGTGTCCCAGTACATACATATACCTTGGCTCACCAGGCACTAGGCCTGTTGTAAGCAGTGACTCAGTACATCCATATACCTTGGCTCACCAGGCACTAGGCCTGTTGTAAGCAGTGACTCAGTACATGCATATACCTTGGCTCACCAGGCACTAGGCCTGTTGTAAGCAGTGACTCAGTACATGCATATACCTTGGCTCACCAGGCACTAGGCCTGTTGTAAGCAGTGACTCAGTACATACATATACCTTGGCTCACCAGGCACTAGGCCTGTTTTAAGCAGTGACTCAGTACATACATATACCTTGGCTCACCAGGCACTAGGCCTGTTGTAAGCAGTGACTCAGTACATACATATACCTTGGCTCACCAGGCACTAGGCCTGTTGTAAGCAGTGACTCAGTACATACATATACCTTGGCTCACCAGGCACTAGGCCTGTTGTAAGCAGTGACTCAGCACATACATATACCTTGGCTCACCAGGTACTAGGCCTGTTGTAAGCAGTGACTCAGCACATAAATATACCTTGGCTCACCAGGCACTAGGCCTGATGTAAGCAGTGACTCAGTACATACATATACCTTGGCTCACCAGGCACTAGGCCTGTTTTAAGCAGTGACTCAGCACATACATATACCTTGGCTCACCAGGCACTAGGCCTGTTGTAAGCAGTGACTCAGCACATACATATACCTTGGCTCACCAGGCACTAGGCCTGATGTAAGCAGTGACCCAGTACATACATATACCTTGGCTCACCAGGCACTAGGCCTGTTGTAAGCAGTGACTCAGCACATAAATATACCTTGGCTCACCAGGCACTAGGCCTGATGTAAGCAGTGACCCAGTACATACATATACCTTGGCTCACCAGGCACTAGGCATGATGTAAGCAGTGATCAATCATAACTTCAACTTGGCTCTCCGGGCACTAGGCCTGATGTAAGCAGTGATCAATCATAACTTCAACTTGGCTCTCCAGGCACTAGGCCTGGTGTAAGCAGTGATTCACCACAAATATACTTTGGCTCACCGGGTAAAATAATTGGTGTAATCAAacgtgcagaaaacacggtaaaTCTACCTTaagagacgatagttgatcaccgTAAATATTATAGCACTCACTAGTCATTTAATATTCGTGCGTTTTCAACTATTacattcacggttacaatcatataatcagttattaatattttccagtaATGTATTGTAAAGTaagttgttaaatgtttatccaTCAGAACGTTTGTTTGATACATATGAAGAAGAGGTTTTAttcaaaaattatattatacacattctttgttcaaattatatcaatatgatCCATGAtttgaacatttcaatacatacaaatgtttatgaattcaatttaaatacgagtgtcatcACTTTAGTTGCTGTCCAATTTTAGTTCAAAAGTGTCGAAGGTATTCATTTTAAGGCAAAAAGAAAATGCAAGTGTCTCCTGTTCGTACATCTTTAAACAATGAAGAATCATGTCATTTGATTTTTGCTTcagtttgtttttcatgttcttCCATTTCGAATGATGGTTATAAGAAATGCTAAAAAACAAGCCCTTAAATCCATTCGTTAAACGCGTAAACCTGTGTGTGTAtacaacgtgataaattgcgtcataaatgctacgtcggaaggcaatattttgcttcgaatgaagactttaaacaaagataacatcactatttcttcaccattttaaatgaaacatggttGATTATTGTGTCTGAGTGACGGAATGCTGCATGCTTAGTTTTGTGTAAcgttgattatttttataacgTTCTAGAAATCTGACGATTGGTTCGATGGATCACGCAGTGCTTCTGCAAGTTTGTTAAACTGATCTGGTTTTGCTGAGCGTCTAAATGCGTCTGTTTGATTAAGTACGCAATCATAGGTGGACGTGTCTTGCTAGTTTGTAAGTTATTTTCCTTTTGCGAACCGATTTAGGGATTTCATTGTGGAACAAAAGAGGATCTGATGTTCGAATGCTGACATTTGTGTAAGGTGACAATTAGCGAAACAACAGCATTAATTGGTTTGTACAATTAGACGTGAACCCATCGAGGATCAGTCCATGAATCCCAGTTAAATTTTCTATAAGAGCACACAGGCGTTCAAAATCACCTTCTGTGGATTGGTTACCTTTTCGATTTAAGAAAGCAGTAAATGGGACAATGATAGTGACAGAGTTTATCTAAGAAAGGTTCGCCTACTCAAGAGAAGAAAATAATGTCAGGAAATGatactaaaaatataatatcattaagTGTTCGAGAATGTTCTGTGAAGTGAGTTGTGACAAACCATAttgtgttcaaatattttaagctTGTATTTTGAAAGTTGCTTGAAACAATCGAGATTAAGATCTCCAGTAACGAGGATGTCCGTTATACCTGTATCTGCAGCGAGACCTATGGACTCATTAAACTCATTTAACAAAACTGCTGTTATGTGCTAGTATTTGGAGATCGATAAACAATAGTAGATGTTTCTGCCAAATGCATTATATATCCTTGACCTCAAGGTCAGGTCGGGGCAACGCAGAAATGCCTTTTTACATAGACcatggggccgtattcaatatgtaTCTTAGATTGGTTTCATCTTTAGATTGGTCGTTTTGTTCTTAGATTGGTCCTCAATTCTACCAGATTCTAAGATTTGGACTTAGTAAGTTCAAGAATCTGAGATTTCAACTAAGATCGTTTGAAGAAGTTAAGGAAGTGTTTACCttccttaaatatttcataacataataAGATCACGGTATTTTACGGGGATTTTGGtcgaattttaaaaaaagtctgCTCCTGTCGCTCGCAGTAAgtaccttttttcttttttatggtTTTCTGTAGCCTACTGTACAATAGAGGAATTGCACGAGCGGTAACAATTTACCATAACACCGGTTGATCCGCCATCTTGGAGGCTCTCGCGTAATTTCAACTTTCTTCAGCAATTTATCGCAcgattttcttcaaatatatcgGTAAATCAATACAGATGCAGATTTTATTGACACAACATGTCTAAGAAACTTTCATTTGCTACGGAGTATAAAGATAGCCTGGATAGTGTTGCCAAAAAGCGCTACGAGCAGAAGATAACCATAGTGGGTGGGGTAGACCCTTACGCAACTGATTTGGTTTGGTCAAAAGATGTGGCGTGCCTACCCTCAGTTACGCATATAGACATCGTTCACTATTTACTCTTTACCCCTAGTCCATACACGAAAGAAGATTTGAAAGCTTGGAAATCACTTGATGCTGTAAACCAACTCTGCAGTGGATGGGTGCAAGAGAGATCAAGTTACAAGACAAACAACCATGTCATAGTCACTGCAAAGGTATATAACTCAGCATTAACTATAATAATGTCTGTAAAACagtgtaaaattttgaataaattgttttatttcactcaCATTTTTATGTGTAATAATAGGTAAGTTGGCAATGTAGTAAACTAGGGGTCCAGGAAACAGTGCACCCGACATGGGATGCAAACCCATGACCCACGGTATTACCAATGTGTTACAACATTGATCTGTCTACCCACTGAGCTTGCGGGCCGCCTGTCTTGAGTCAGTATCGATAGTCACTACACTCCTACCAGCTTTATTTCTCGGTAGGATCATATTCTCACCCAGCCGCCTCTGACTGCTATAACCAGTAAAATTAGAGAAGAGAGTTTATCTCATGTGGGCTCGAACCCATGATCCCCGGTATAACCTGTTCCTTGCTCTACCGAGCTAGCTGGGCACCTGTCATtacttattaatataatattatcatggATTTCTTTTCAGGTATTACATTCACAACGACTTAGAGAGAAGCCACTTAGACCCTGGGTCATAGTGAAACCAGATGGTGTTGTGGAGGGGGCCCACTGTAATTGTATGGCTGGTCTTGGAGAAGCATGCACCCACATAGCAGCTCTTCTGTTTTCAATATCTGCAGCTGTGCAAATAAGAGATTCGCAAACGTGTACCCAGTCCGCAGCATATTGGAAGATTATACCAGCATCAGTGAAGACCATAAGGTATAAAACTGTAAGCAACATAAACTTTACCTCAGCAAAAACtgccaaaaaacattttgatgatAATTTGCAGTGCATGAATAATGGAGAAATCCAAGTTACAAACACCCCTTCAGTAAGAAAAGTTAAAACACCTAGAGCATCAGAGGCAGATTTCATGTCATTCTGTCAAAAACTGTCAGTGTTAAAATCTAAACCAGCCGTACTATCAGTCATAGAGCCGTATGCTGCAGATTATGTTCCAACCTGTGAGAAACGAGACTTTCCTTTAATACTTAGTGAACTGAAAGATCCGGATATGATTGGTGAGCCATTGTGCACAGTACAAtctaaatgtaaaaacataagGGTTTCATGCAGCAAAGAACAATCCGAAAATGTTGAGGTTGAAACTCGGCTGCAGTCAAAATCAAAGCTATG
Proteins encoded in this region:
- the LOC128232439 gene encoding uncharacterized protein LOC128232439 yields the protein MSKKLSFATEYKDSLDSVAKKRYEQKITIVGGVDPYATDLVWSKDVACLPSVTHIDIVHYLLFTPSPYTKEDLKAWKSLDAVNQLCSGWVQERSSYKTNNHVIVTAKVLHSQRLREKPLRPWVIVKPDGVVEGAHCNCMAGLGEACTHIAALLFSISAAVQIRDSQTCTQSAAYWKIIPASVKTIRYKTVSNINFTSAKTAKKHFDDNLQCMNNGEIQVTNTPSVRKVKTPRASEADFMSFCQKLSVLKSKPAVLSVIEPYAADYVPTCEKRDFPLILSELKDPDMIGEPLCTVQSKCKNIRVSCSKEQSENVEVETRLQSKSKLWNQFRAGRITASNMRSVVFTDPDKPSKSLVKKICYPETQCFQTEAMKWGTVNERVALKQFVEYTSPKHENLLVRESGFIISEDLPCIGASPDGITACDCCGNACIEIKCPFNARNDKIDENTCDFLVLKNDQLHLSENHKYYYQIQTQLGVCKQEMCFFVVWTLCDLFIEEVKFNPIVWEDICSKSKGFFECAVLPELVGKVFTSLPVPAKQPVLNTTDNVKQPVLKAIENVQCSDTQMKPVLLSDSEERYCYCDQVESGKMIACDNNDCSIVWFHFTCLKLENSPRGKWYCPDCRKLPAFKRLRKK